In a single window of the Littorina saxatilis isolate snail1 linkage group LG3, US_GU_Lsax_2.0, whole genome shotgun sequence genome:
- the LOC138963312 gene encoding uncharacterized protein has translation MNTCNTDTVLYELRVSSSRPPPHSATPSSTCHPSLSRRHHQKTIVFNGISANSWLFPIGLRQKDPRVTIKPREKSELRPRFGNGDCENPGPVTKRTSRVKDEQGTQSYETASDKGSSAEQNASGVETADAKLPGDNKNSDTNCSGDIRAQSAPATAANMRTLTSYEYDSIWERVPKRPQSTGSVFIVRKRNLPTGLGRHEYLQGRHIRSRLKETEAEESDEDRSVKLKPRPFTAPGPRKTRFSDQNRVWSSRLQNRPFSHAGVRGRELQPREHTTFPKPIVPFNASVDLVVTSFHYPKASPNSAPSDAWGEEASAEKAEDVNKTTYAPRPKTKSATYRRSAHHGGDAVDTIDDIKRSYLRRAKSAPPKVRSMDFSSSNTPPSANPREPSLYWRARSAYHKRVMTYGQDEIPDPSSEPTQNPCGSLWRPLMVGEDAGLMQHSAGCPYKCKGCFKACLVSADFMDKARAEKQLRKKEEEVLARQKRVPSATPRFLVRPPVVSRHRAKVNDPQNIVSIALAKSQPLYRVVHANQESKSGQTVVNSSGKAGSSVMDKSDTKEPGSEPKDQETNADVSKSGHTVVNSSGKAESSVMDKSDTKEPGSEPKDQETNADVSKSGHTVVNSSGKAGSSVMDKSDTKEPGGEPKNQETNADVSKSGHTVVNSSGKAGSSVMDKSDTKEPGSEPKDQETNADVSKSGHTVVISPGKAESGVMDKRDTKEPGSEPKDQETNAYNIERENERNASNPNKDDVKNANDVDATANNNGTKSDIDDRTSQNTLVRTKRKCRCEQN, from the coding sequence ATGAACACGTGTAATACAGACACAGTGTTGTACGAACTCCGTGTCTCCAGCTCTCGGCCACCCCCTCACTCCGCCACCCCGTCATCAACCTGTCATCCCTCACTCAGCAGGAGGCATCACCAGAAAACTATCGTCTTCAATGGAATTAGTGCTAATTCGTGGTTGTTTCCCATCGGTCTGCGCCAGAAAGACCCCAGAGTAACAATTAAGCCAAGAGAAAAATCTGAACTTCGTCCAAGGTTTGGAAATGGGGATTGTGAAAACCCCGGACCGGTAACCAAACGGACCAGTCGAGTTAAAGATGAGCAAGGAACGCAGAGTTATGAAACTGCGAGCGATAAAGGAAGTAGTGCTGAACAGAACGCAAGCGGTGTTGAAACAGCAGATGCAAAACTACCGGGTGACAACAAAAATAGCGACACTAACTGTTCAGGGGACATCAGGGCCCAGTCGGCACCGGCTACAGCTGCTAACATGCGcacactgacatcatacgagtATGACTCCATCTGGGAACGAGTTCCCAAAAGACCTCAGAGCACCGGAAGTGTCTTCATCGTCCGGAAGCGGAACCTTCCCACAGGTCTCGGCCGACACGAATACCTTCAAGGGCGTCACATCCGGTCCAGGCTGAAAGAAACAGAAGCAGAAGAAAGTGACGAAGACAGAAGTGTGAAGCTGAAGCCTCGGCCCTTCACAGCTCCCGGACCACGAAAAACGAGGTTTTCAGATCAGAACCGGGTGTGGTCTTCTCGTTTGCAGAACAGGCCTTTTTCTCATGCTGGGGTGAGAGGTAGAGAGCTCCAACCTCGCGAACACACTACCTTTCCCAAACCCATCGTTCCTTTTAACGCTAGCGTCGATCTCGTGGTGACTTCCTTTCACTACCCCAAAGCCTCACCAAACTCTGCTCCTTCTGATGCATGGGGAGAAGAGGCTTCGGCAGAAAAAGCTGAGGACGTGAACAAAACCACATACGCTCCGCGCCCCAAGACCAAATCCGCAACATACAGAAGGAGTGCTCACCACGGTGGTGACGCGGTCGACACAATAGACGACATTAAACGCAGCTACCTCCGTAGAGCTAAATCCGCTCCTCCTAAAGTCCGCTCCATGGACTTTTCCTCCTCCAACACTCCCCCATCCGCGAACCCCCGAGAGCCCTCGCTGTACTGGCGAGCGCGGTCAGCCTACCACAAGAGAGTGATGACCTACGGTCAAGATGAGATCCCGGACCCCAGTAGTGAGCCGACCCAGAACCCTTGTGGGTCGTTGTGGCGGCCGCTGATGGTAGGCGAGGACGCGGGCCTCATGCAGCACAGCGCTGGCTGCCCCTACAAGTGCAAAGGCTGCTTCAAGGCCTGTCTCGTCTCTGCTGACTTCATGGACAAGGCTCGCGCCGAGAAGCAGCTGCGGAAGAAAGAGGAAGAAGTGCTGGCTCGTCAGAAGCGCGTGCCTTCCGCTACCCCTCGCTTTTTGGTCAGGCCCCCCGTGGTTTCAAGGCACAGAGCCAAGGTCAACGACCCTCAGAACATCGTCAGCATCGCTTTGGCCAAGAGTCAGCCTCTGTATAGAGTCGTCCACGCAAACCAAGAGTCGAAAAGTGGGCAGACAGTTGTGAATAGTTCTGGTAAAGCTGGAAGCAGTGTTATGGATAAAAGTGACACAAAGGAGCCTGGTAGTGAACCTAAAGACCAAGAAACCAATGCAGATGTGTCAAAAAGTGGGCACACTGTTGTGAATAGTTCTGGTAAAGCTGAAAGCAGTGTTATGGATAAAAGTGACACAAAGGAGCCTGGTAGTGAACCTAAAGACCAAGAAACCAATGCAGATGTGTCAAAAAGTGGGCACACTGTTGTGAATAGTTCTGGTAAAGCTGGAAGCAGTGTTATGGATAAAAGTGACACAAAGGAGCCTGGTGGCGAACCTAAAAACCAAGAAACCAATGCAGATGTGTCGAAAAGTGGGCACACTGTTGTGAATAGTTCTGGTAAAGCTGGAAGCAGTGTTATGGATAAAAGTGACACAAAGGAGCCTGGTAGTGAACCTAAAGACCAAGAAACCAATGCAGATGTGTCGAAAAGTGGGCACACTGTTGTGATTAGTCCTGGTAAAGCTGAAAGCGGTGTTATGGATAAAAGGGACACAAAGGAGCCTGGTAGTGAACCTAAAGACCAAGAAACCAATGCATACAACATTGAACGGGAAAACGAGCGCAACGCGAGTAACCCAAACAAAGACGACGTGAAGAATGCAAATGATGTTGATGCCACCGCAAACAACAACGGCACAAAGAGTGATATTGACGACAGGACATCTCAAAACACACTAGTGAGGACGAAGCGAAAATGTCGCTGTGAGCAGAACTAG